GGCCGACCTGCGGGCCGAGCTGGACCTCGACTCGATGGACTTCCTCAACCTGGTCGAGGGGCTCAAGGAGGAGACCGGCGTCGACATCCCGGAGTCCGCCTATGCCCAGGTGCGCAGCCTGGACGGTCTGGCCGACTATCTGATGGCCCACGCCTGAATACTGTGGCTCCCCGTCGAAACCTCCGATGAGAGGGGGAGTTCATAGCCCAGGAGGTGCCCGACGGCCCGGTCCCGTCGCCTGCTCGGCGGGGCCGCGGCGGTGGCGTTCGTGCTGGGCCTCGGCCTGCTCGTGGGCCCGGCTCCGTCCGCCGACGCCGCAACGGCCCGCGGCCCGGTGCCGGGGACGGGGGCCAAGCCGATCGGCCGGGTCCACCTGGAGGCGTTCGAGAACGTCAACATCCTGCAGGTGGTGGACGCGAGCAACCGGATCGCGCGGCGCATCCAGTTCGCCGGCAACCCCGACGTGCGCAAGCCCGACCTGTGCCACACCCAGGGCGGCTCCCGGTGAGCTGGGACTGCACCCTGGTGGGGCGGCTGAACGACTTCACCCGGCTGTGCCCCGGCCGCGGCATCGGCACCCACGACATCCCGATCAACCGCTACTCCGGACGGCGCTCGATGAACGTGGCCGACCTGGTCCAGCGGCCGGGCGTCGGCTCGCCGATCAGCCACGGCTGCCTGCGGATGCGCGAGGCGGACGCCCAGCCCATCGACGACCACTTCTCCCGCGGGTTCTCCCGCGGGGTGCCGGTCTAGGTCATCAAGACGCCGTGGCGGGCGGTCAAGGCCCTGCCGCCGCTGGCGCCCCCCGTGGTGGTCGCCACCGCGGGGGACCGCCGGGCCACCGTGTCCTGGGTCCACTCGACCTCCGCGACTCGGCGGTGACCTCCCACCTGGTCGTGGTGAGCCCGGGCGGCCGGAAGATCGTCGTCGCGCCGACCGTGCGGGCGGTGTCGGTCACCGGCCTGACCAACGGGGCCGCGTACTCCTTCGCCGTGGTGGCCACCAGCGCCGCCGGCTCGTCCCCGGCGTCCGCCTGGTCCAAGCCGGTGACCCCGCTCGCGCCACCGGCCGCGCCCGAGGGCCTCACGGCGCTGCCGCAGGGCCTGGACGCCGTCCAGGTCGGCTGGCTGCCCGCCGCGGCCAGCGGCGCCCCGGTGGCCGGCTACCTGGTCACGGTGGGGGCCGTCACCGTGGCGGCGGCGGCCGACGCCACCTCGGTGGTCGTCACCGGGCTGCCCTCGGACCAGCCGCTGCGGGTCAGCGTGGCCGCGACCAGCGCGGTCGGTCGCGGGGCCGCCGCAGTGACCGACCTGCCGCGGCTGGACCGGCTCCCGTCGACGCCGTAGACCCGGGACGGCTTGCACTCGCAGGGGTCGAGTGCTAATCATTGGGTTGGCACTCCGACCACGAGAGTGACAAAGACCGAGGACCGAGGGGTCGAGGTCCGGGCGGTGCGGGGCTCAGCCTCGCCGGCTCCGGAGCTGGCGTCCCCGCGCTCCTGACCTGCAACCGTTCCAGGAGGACGGACACCACATGGCCAAGATCATCGCGTTCGACGAGGAGGCCCGCCGCGGCCTCGAGCGCGGCATGAACCAGCTGGCGGACGCCGTCCGCGTGACCCTCGGCCCGCGTGGCCGCAACGTCGTGCTCGAGAAGAAGTGGGGCGCCCCCACGATCACCAACGATGGTGTGTCCATCGCCAAGGAGATCGAGCTCGAGGACCCCTACGAGAAGATCGGCGCGGAGCTCGTCAAGGAGGTCGCCAAGAAGACCGACGACGTCGCCGGTGACGGCACCACCACCGCGACCGTGCTGGCCCAGGCCCTAGTCAAGGAGGGCCTGCGCAACGTGGCCGCCGGCGCCAACCCGATGGCCCTCAAGCGGGGCATCGAGCAGGCCGTCGAGGCCGTGAGCGCCCAGCTGCTGGCGATGTCGAAGGAGGTCGAGACCAAGGAGGAGATCGCCTCCACCGCCTCGATCTCGGCCGCTGACCCGCAGATCGGCGAGATGATCGCCGAGGCGATGGACAAGGTCGGCAAGGAAGGCGTCATCACCGTCGAGGAGAGCAACACCTTCGGCCTGGAGCTCGAGCTCACCGAGGGCATGCGCTTCGACAAGGGCTACATCTCGCCGTACTTCGTCACCGACGCCGAGCGCATGGAAGCCGTGATGGAGGACGCCTACCTGCTCATCGCCAACTCCAAGATCTCCGCAGTGAAGGACCTGCTGCCGATCCTGGAGAAGGTCATGCAGGCCGGCAAGCCGCTGGTCATCCTGGCCGAGGACGTCGAGGGCGAGGCCCTGGCCACCCTGGTCGTCAACAAGATCCGTGGCACCTTCCGCTCGGCCGCCGTCAAGGCCCCGGGCTTCGGTGACCGCCGCAAGGCCATGCTGCAGGACATCGCGATCCTCACCGGCGCCCAGGTCATCTCCGAGGAGGTCGGCCTGAAGCTGGAGAACACCGGCGTCGAGCTGCTCGGCAAGGCCCGCAAGATCGTCATCACCAAGGACGAGACCACGATCGTCGAGGGTGCTGGCGACTCGGAGCAGATCGCCGGCCGGGTCAACCAGATCCGCGCCGAGATCGAGAAGTCGGACTCCGACTACGACCGCGAGAAGCTGCAGGAGCGGCTGGCCAAGCTGGCCGGCGGCGTGGCCGTCATCAAGGCCGGCGCGGCGACCGAGGTCGAGCTCAAGGAGCGCAAGCACCGCATCGAGGACGCCGTGCGCAACGCGAAGGCGGCCGTCGAGGAGGGCATCGTCGCCGGTGGCGGCGTGGCCCTCATCCAGGCCGGTGCCAAGGCGTTCGACAAGCTCGAGCTCACCGGTGACGAGGCGACCGGGGCGAACATCGTCCGCGTCGCGCTCGACGCCCCGCTCAAGCAGATCGCCATCAACGCCGGCCTCGAGGGCGGGGTCGTGGCCGAGAAGGTCCGCAACCTCGAGCCGGGCTTCGGGCTGAACGCGGCCACCGGCGAGTACGTCGACATGATCAAGTCGGGCATCATCGACCCGGCGAAGGTCACCCGGTCGGCGCTGCAGAACGCGGCCTCCATCGCCGCGCTCTTCCTCACCACCGAGGTGGTCATCGCCGACAAGCCGGAGAAGGCTGCGGCCCCCATGGGCGGCGGCGACGGCGGCATGGGCGGCATGGACTTCTAAGTCCACCCCTCGCTTCACCTGTCAGGGTGAGGACGGCGTCTCCGCCGTCCTCACCCTGACAACTTTTTGGGGTCAGCCCAACAGCCAGCCGTAGACCTCGTCGAGCTGGTTGAGCACGCCCAGGTGTCCCATGCCCACGGTGACGTGGCCCTCCGCGCCGGGGATCACCGAGGTCAGCCAGCCGGCGTGGCCGACCGGCACCAGGACGTCGTCGGTGCCGTGCCACACCCCGACCGGGACGGCGACATCGGCCGGGTCGAAGCCCCACGGCCGGGTGAACGCGAGGTCGTCGTCGGCCCAACCGTCGATGCCGGGGCGCAGCGCCTCGCTGAACACCTCGGCGAGCAGCTGCTCGAAGTCGGGCCGGCGGACCAGGTCGGCGTCCACCGGCGGCAGGCCGGCCGCGAACGCGGCGAGGAACGCGCCGACGTCGTCGGTCACGGCCGCGGCGATCGGGTCCAGCAGCGCCTCCAGCGCGGCCCGGCCGGACAGTGCGGCGTCGAACTCCTCGACGTTCTCCTCCGCCATGCCGGCGAAGAAGTCCAGCCCCGGGCCGTCGAGCGGACCCACCGAGGCGAGCAGCGCGCATCGGGTGACCCGCTCGGGCAGCAGCGCCGCGGTGGCCAGCGCGTGCGGCCCGCCGCCGGACCAGCCGACCACCGCGAACTGGTGCACTCCGAACGCGTCGGCCACCGCGGCGGTGTCGCCCGCGGCGTCGGTGACCCGGCGGCCGGGCCGCGGCTGGCTGCCGCCGTACCCGGCCCGGTCGAAGCCGATCAGCCGCACGCCCAGCCGGTCCAGCAGCCCGGGGTCCGGCGGGGTCAGCAGCCGAGACCCGGGGGTGCCGTGGTGGGAGATCACCGGATGGCCGTCGTGGGGACCGAACGCGGCGGCGGTGAGCAGCCGCCCGTCGGGGGTGTTCACCGGGAGCCGGGTCTCGTCCATGCCCGGCAGCCTAGGGTGCCACCCTGCCGCCGTTGCAGGCAGCACGGTGCCTGGGCCAGCCCTGGTGCCTGCAACGATGGCGGTGTGGCTGTGCTCGTGGACCGCGCGGTGTGGCCGGGGCACGGCCGGATGTGGTGCCACCTGGTCAGTGACCACTCGCTGGAGGAGCTGCACGCGTTCGCCGCCCGGGTGGGCCTGCCGCCGCGCGCCTTCGAGCGGGACCACTACGACGTGCCGGCCGAGCGGCGCCCGGCCGTGGTGGCCGCCGGCGCCCTCGAGGTGTCCAGCCGCGAGCTGGTCGCCCGGCTCACCGCTGCGGGTCTGCGTCGGCGCAAGCACCCGCGCTAGCGCCGTCAGCCCTCCAGGGCGGCCAGCTCCGCCGAGACGTTGGCCCGCGCGGCCGCCTCCCAGCGGTCCCGGCCCAGCGCGGTCGCGAACAGGAACGGCCGGTCGAGCAGCCCCCGCAGGACGGCAGCCCGCCCGACCCGCCACTCGTCGTCCGACAGGTGCCCGTACTCGCACCGCACGGCGGCGACGTACGCCGCGTACCCGACCGGGTCGAGGGCCAGCACCGCGAGGTCGGCGTCGCACAGCACCGCGCCGTCCCGGTCGTCGGGGCCGGGGGCGTGCCCGGCGGTCAGCCGGACCAGCCGGGCGACCTCCGCCACGACCGAGGGCGCCACCCGGAGCCGCCGCAGCACGTCGGTGGCCAGCTCGGCGCTGCGGTCCTCGTTGTCTCCGGCCGTCGGGTCGTAGACGGCGTCGTGGAACCAGGCCGCGAGCCGCACCACGTCGAGGTCGACGGCCACGTCGGCCAGCTCATCCACCCGGGTGAGCACGTCGGCCAGGTGGTCCAGCGAGTGGTAGCGCCGGGCCGGCCCGGCGTAGGCGGCGACCAGCCGGGCGCCGGCCCCGGCGACGTCGTGCCTCGCGCCCAGCGCCCGGCCGGCCGCCAGCCAGGCCGCGGGCAGGTCAGCGGTGCGCACCCCCCCAACCTACGCAGCAGTGCTGACCCAGCCCCATTGCCACGACAAGATCACCACGGTTCAATCGGACGCGCCTCGGGCGTGATCACTTCGATGTGCGGGGAAGGATCTTGGATGAAGCGAATCGCTGCGCTCGCCAGCGGTGCCCTGATCATGGGCTCCCTGGTCGTGCTTCCGGGCTCAGTCGGGAACGCGGCCACCACCAACCGAACCCGACTGGTCCCGGCCGCGGGCACGACCTCGATCCGCTCCACGGCGGCCGGCCCAGATGTCCTGGCTCAGCCGGAGATCCGCCGTGGCCCGGACGACGCCAAGGCGGCTCTGACCGTCAACCGATCCCGGCCGCCGTCCGCCGGCGGCGGCATCTTCCCGCCCAAGGCGTTGCCGGTGCCCACGGTGGCCTCGAGCTGGGTGGCCCGAAACAACCCCGAGGTGGCGTTCAGCTTCGAGGGACTCAACCATGCGGACCAGCGGCTGGCCAACGGCGGCAACCAGTTCTCCACCGAGCCACCGGACCAGGCGCTGTGCGTCGGCAACGGGTACACCGTCGAGTCGGTCAACAGCGTGCTGCGGGTGGTCAGCTCGACGGACGGCAGCCCGCTGACCGGCGTCCAGGACCTCAACACGTTCTTCGGCTACCCCCCGGCGGTGGACCGGGCGACCGGCGCCATCGGGCCCAACGTGATCGACCCGGTCTGCCTGTACGACCCGGACGTCCGGCGCTTCGTCGTGTCCATCACCACGCTGCACGTCGACGGCGCGGGGGACTACAACGGCAAGAACACCATCGACGTCGCCGTCTCGAACACCGCTGACCCGACGGCCGCATGGACGGTCTACCACGTCCCGGCGCAGAACGACGGAACGGACGGCACGCCGG
The genomic region above belongs to Actinomycetes bacterium and contains:
- a CDS encoding DUF4031 domain-containing protein, which produces MAVLVDRAVWPGHGRMWCHLVSDHSLEELHAFAARVGLPPRAFERDHYDVPAERRPAVVAAGALEVSSRELVARLTAAGLRRRKHPR
- a CDS encoding acyl carrier protein, yielding MTHDDAVAAVAKVMGQVAPEAELDLVDPAADLRAELDLDSMDFLNLVEGLKEETGVDIPESAYAQVRSLDGLADYLMAHA
- the groL gene encoding chaperonin GroEL (60 kDa chaperone family; promotes refolding of misfolded polypeptides especially under stressful conditions; forms two stacked rings of heptamers to form a barrel-shaped 14mer; ends can be capped by GroES; misfolded proteins enter the barrel where they are refolded when GroES binds) produces the protein MAKIIAFDEEARRGLERGMNQLADAVRVTLGPRGRNVVLEKKWGAPTITNDGVSIAKEIELEDPYEKIGAELVKEVAKKTDDVAGDGTTTATVLAQALVKEGLRNVAAGANPMALKRGIEQAVEAVSAQLLAMSKEVETKEEIASTASISAADPQIGEMIAEAMDKVGKEGVITVEESNTFGLELELTEGMRFDKGYISPYFVTDAERMEAVMEDAYLLIANSKISAVKDLLPILEKVMQAGKPLVILAEDVEGEALATLVVNKIRGTFRSAAVKAPGFGDRRKAMLQDIAILTGAQVISEEVGLKLENTGVELLGKARKIVITKDETTIVEGAGDSEQIAGRVNQIRAEIEKSDSDYDREKLQERLAKLAGGVAVIKAGAATEVELKERKHRIEDAVRNAKAAVEEGIVAGGGVALIQAGAKAFDKLELTGDEATGANIVRVALDAPLKQIAINAGLEGGVVAEKVRNLEPGFGLNAATGEYVDMIKSGIIDPAKVTRSALQNAASIAALFLTTEVVIADKPEKAAAPMGGGDGGMGGMDF
- a CDS encoding alpha/beta hydrolase, which encodes MDETRLPVNTPDGRLLTAAAFGPHDGHPVISHHGTPGSRLLTPPDPGLLDRLGVRLIGFDRAGYGGSQPRPGRRVTDAAGDTAAVADAFGVHQFAVVGWSGGGPHALATAALLPERVTRCALLASVGPLDGPGLDFFAGMAEENVEEFDAALSGRAALEALLDPIAAAVTDDVGAFLAAFAAGLPPVDADLVRRPDFEQLLAEVFSEALRPGIDGWADDDLAFTRPWGFDPADVAVPVGVWHGTDDVLVPVGHAGWLTSVIPGAEGHVTVGMGHLGVLNQLDEVYGWLLG